A window of Clostridiales bacterium genomic DNA:
ATTGTTTCTATAAAAAGCCTGCAAGGTATGATGATGTTGTAACAGTAAAGACGGCACTCAAGGAATTTAAAGGTGTTAGATTGTCTTTTGATTATGAAATATATAATCAAAAGACCGAGTTGTTGTCTTATGGATATACTGTACAAGTATTCGTTGATAAAAACTTAAAGCCTGTTAACATAAAAAAGGTTATGCCGGATATTTATTATAAATTAATTTCAAATAAATAGATTTTGAGGAGATAATTAAATGATTAATTTATGGGAGGGGAAGATTCCAGGATTTGATCCTGAAATATCCCCGGAAATACCGTCTATCACACCATATTTAATAGATAAAAACAAGCCCTTGCCGGTAATTATTGTAGTTCCCGGAGGAGGCTATACTATGAGGGCCGATCACGAAGGGGCGCCTGTCGCGCGCTGGTTGAACGGCATAGGCATATCTGCGTTTGTTTTAAATTACAGAGTCGCACCTTACAGACATCCATATCCTTCAATAGATGCAAAACGGGCGATAAGGCTCGTAAGGCATAATGCAAACAGATGGAATATTGACCCAAAGAGAGTTGGGATACTTGGATTTTCAGCGGGTGGACATGTGGCTGCGACAGTTGGTACATATTTTAAGGAGAACGGTATAATAGAGGGTGATCCCGTGGATAGAGAGGGTTCAAAGCCTGATGCCATGATACTTTGCTACTCCGTAATAACTTTTGGAAAATTCAGGCATGATGGTTCTATGGTAAACCTGATCGGAAAAAATCCCGATGAAAATTTAAGGCATGATTTATCATGCGAAAATATGGTAAACGAAAAGACTGCTCCT
This region includes:
- a CDS encoding thioesterase family protein, which translates into the protein MYVNEISFRVRYSETDRMGIVYHPNYYIWFEIGRTDYMRSLGCNYRDIEEKGILLPVIETHCFYKKPARYDDVVTVKTALKEFKGVRLSFDYEIYNQKTELLSYGYTVQVFVDKNLKPVNIKKVMPDIYYKLISNK
- a CDS encoding alpha/beta hydrolase, which encodes MINLWEGKIPGFDPEISPEIPSITPYLIDKNKPLPVIIVVPGGGYTMRADHEGAPVARWLNGIGISAFVLNYRVAPYRHPYPSIDAKRAIRLVRHNANRWNIDPKRVGILGFSAGGHVAATVGTYFKENGIIEGDPVDREGSKPDAMILCYSVITFGKFRHDGSMVNLIGKNPDENLRHDLSCENMVNEKTAPTFLWHTSNDSCVPVENSLLFASALSKNKVPFEMHIFPKGDHGLGLAKGVYEVEDWPHLCEKWLRSIGF